Proteins encoded in a region of the Rhizobium etli CFN 42 genome:
- a CDS encoding RNA polymerase sigma factor yields MDAELIERAQRGDREAFGQLVSRHYDFVRATAWRWSGSSTDADDIAQEVCVKIGAAMRSFRGASHFRTWLYTLTLNAARDHRRKRAREQQTFRAYAAEPRQDAPGGEDEISNALWAAVRALPERQCDAVLLVYGEGLSHSAAADVMGCSEATVSWQVHEARKRLKAMFGKEEV; encoded by the coding sequence TTGGATGCGGAGCTCATAGAACGAGCACAGCGCGGCGACCGGGAAGCCTTCGGGCAACTGGTCTCGCGCCATTATGATTTCGTCCGCGCGACGGCGTGGCGGTGGTCGGGCAGTTCCACGGATGCGGACGATATCGCCCAGGAGGTCTGCGTCAAAATCGGTGCCGCCATGCGCAGCTTTCGCGGCGCCAGCCACTTCAGGACATGGCTTTACACGCTGACGCTGAACGCCGCTCGCGATCACAGACGCAAACGCGCACGAGAGCAGCAGACGTTCCGCGCCTATGCTGCTGAACCCCGGCAGGATGCGCCGGGCGGAGAAGACGAGATATCGAACGCATTGTGGGCGGCCGTGCGCGCTTTGCCGGAACGGCAATGCGACGCCGTGCTGCTCGTCTATGGCGAAGGCCTCAGCCATTCGGCCGCCGCCGATGTCATGGGCTGCTCGGAGGCGACCGTCTCCTGGCAGGTCCACGAGGCGCGCAAGCGGCTGAAGGCCATGTTCGGCAAGGAAGAGGTATGA
- a CDS encoding alpha/beta hydrolase, with amino-acid sequence MSAPSPVPTEKGILQFLQICDSFYPADAVEAPVEQQRHWYDALCARFDRPLPPDMIFADGMVQRIPIRRYRPRKIITRTVLLYLHGGGFVVGSLESHHAICAEIADFAGAELVSVDYRLAPEFRWPAQTDDGFAVLKHLLAASNKVVLIGDSAGGNLAAGLALRARDEELSGVVGQVLIYPSLGGDLDAGSYVEMAAAPGLTTADVAYYREILRAPAGNAIAEPLQAASLIGLPPAFITVAHFDPLRDDGRHYAARLAAEGIEVSFREEPQMVHAWLRARHMSDGARDGFRAVCEAVRHFAML; translated from the coding sequence ATGTCCGCTCCATCGCCTGTCCCCACCGAAAAGGGCATTCTGCAGTTTCTCCAGATTTGCGATAGCTTCTATCCCGCGGACGCCGTTGAAGCGCCGGTCGAACAGCAGCGGCATTGGTACGATGCACTTTGTGCGCGCTTCGACCGCCCGCTGCCCCCGGATATGATCTTTGCGGACGGCATGGTTCAGCGCATACCGATCCGGCGCTACCGTCCGCGGAAAATCATCACCCGGACTGTTCTGCTCTATCTCCATGGCGGCGGCTTCGTCGTCGGTTCGCTCGAGAGCCATCATGCCATCTGCGCCGAGATCGCCGATTTTGCCGGCGCCGAACTCGTTTCCGTCGATTACCGGCTGGCCCCTGAATTTCGCTGGCCGGCACAGACGGATGACGGCTTTGCCGTGCTGAAACATCTGCTTGCCGCCAGCAACAAAGTCGTGCTGATCGGCGACAGCGCCGGCGGCAATCTTGCGGCAGGCCTTGCCTTGCGGGCGCGCGACGAGGAGCTATCGGGTGTCGTCGGCCAGGTGCTGATCTACCCTAGCCTCGGCGGCGACCTCGACGCAGGGTCCTATGTGGAAATGGCCGCCGCACCCGGACTGACGACGGCCGATGTCGCCTATTATCGCGAGATCCTGCGGGCCCCTGCAGGAAATGCGATCGCCGAGCCGCTGCAGGCAGCTTCGCTCATCGGACTGCCGCCGGCCTTCATCACCGTCGCGCATTTCGATCCGCTTCGCGATGACGGCCGGCACTATGCCGCCCGGCTGGCTGCGGAGGGCATCGAGGTTTCGTTCCGGGAGGAACCGCAGATGGTGCATGCCTGGCTACGCGCCCGCCATATGAGCGATGGCGCGCGCGACGGCTTCCGCGCTGTCTGCGAGGCCGTCAGGCATTTCGCCATGCTTTGA
- a CDS encoding vWA domain-containing protein, translated as MMDKELEKLSRLTPPAIDPQARARALAAAMQAFDSAENNAAAAQGNTKGWRPSSIIDWIWSPAVNKKFLAGSALATLIVIPAAGYLTLELTRNQPIIDQEKIAGTVSKNGVAKPAEPRLSEAPAEENRPAQSSAADSAQIMQDKEPQAAKSAAELRAEFDAGEIAALKSKSEDSAAALGMAKRAAPAAPGVVAQGQLLAEPMAAVAPSPVPPTDGRAQLQLDPSRERFANAAVNPIKSVAADPVSTFSADVDSASYSFVRRSLTAGAMPDPQSVRVEEMINYFPYDWPGPEKADQPFKATVTVMPTPWNHDTQLMHVAIKGYDIAPATAPHANLVFLIDVSGSMDEPDKLPLLKSAFRLLVNKLKADDTVSIVTYAGNAGTVLEPTRVAEKSKILSAIDRLEAGGSTGGAEGIAAAYDLAKKAFVKDGVNRVMLATDGDFNVGPSIDEDLKRIIEEKRKDGIFLTVLGFGRGNLNDSLMQTLAQNGNGSAAYIDTLAEAQKTLVEEAGSTLFPIAKDVKFQVEFNPERIAEYRLIGYETRALKREDFNNDRVDAGDIGSGHSVTAIYEITPTGSPAMMNDELRYGAADEAPAETSDGTHQGELAFVKMRYKRPGEDKSALITAPVGDGNAVATIDAAPEDVRFSVAVAAFGQKLSRTSALDDYPYQAIADLAAASRGVDPFGYRADFLGLVRLADGLSQQ; from the coding sequence ATGATGGACAAGGAACTCGAAAAGCTCTCCCGCCTCACCCCGCCCGCCATCGATCCGCAGGCGCGGGCGCGCGCCCTTGCGGCGGCGATGCAGGCCTTCGACAGCGCAGAAAATAATGCAGCGGCAGCCCAAGGAAATACCAAGGGCTGGCGTCCAAGCTCCATCATCGACTGGATATGGAGCCCTGCTGTGAATAAGAAATTCCTCGCCGGTTCAGCCCTTGCGACGCTCATCGTCATTCCCGCCGCGGGTTATCTCACCCTCGAGCTGACCCGCAACCAACCAATTATCGACCAGGAGAAGATCGCCGGCACAGTTTCGAAAAATGGGGTGGCGAAACCGGCCGAACCTCGGCTTTCCGAAGCGCCGGCCGAAGAGAATCGGCCGGCTCAATCGTCTGCGGCTGATAGCGCTCAAATCATGCAGGACAAGGAGCCTCAGGCGGCAAAGTCCGCCGCGGAGTTGCGCGCTGAATTCGATGCAGGCGAAATCGCCGCTCTCAAGAGCAAGTCGGAGGATTCCGCGGCGGCTCTTGGCATGGCCAAACGTGCTGCGCCGGCCGCTCCTGGTGTGGTTGCTCAGGGCCAGCTGTTGGCTGAACCGATGGCCGCCGTCGCCCCCTCCCCTGTCCCGCCGACGGATGGACGGGCCCAGCTCCAGCTCGATCCCAGCCGCGAGCGGTTTGCCAATGCCGCGGTAAATCCGATCAAAAGTGTCGCGGCCGATCCGGTTTCGACCTTCTCCGCCGATGTCGACAGCGCTTCCTATTCTTTTGTCCGCCGGTCGCTCACCGCCGGGGCGATGCCGGATCCGCAATCGGTTCGCGTCGAAGAGATGATCAATTATTTCCCCTATGACTGGCCGGGTCCCGAGAAGGCCGACCAGCCTTTCAAGGCGACCGTGACGGTGATGCCGACCCCGTGGAATCACGACACGCAACTGATGCACGTGGCGATCAAGGGTTATGACATCGCGCCGGCGACCGCGCCGCACGCCAATCTCGTTTTTCTGATCGACGTCTCGGGCTCGATGGACGAACCGGACAAGCTGCCGCTGCTGAAGAGCGCCTTCCGGCTGCTGGTCAACAAGCTGAAGGCGGACGACACCGTGTCGATCGTCACTTATGCCGGCAATGCCGGCACGGTGCTCGAGCCGACGCGGGTGGCGGAGAAATCGAAGATCCTGTCGGCGATCGACAGGCTGGAGGCTGGAGGCTCGACCGGCGGCGCGGAGGGCATCGCGGCGGCGTACGATCTTGCCAAAAAGGCCTTCGTCAAGGACGGCGTCAACCGGGTGATGCTGGCGACGGACGGCGACTTCAATGTCGGCCCGTCGATCGACGAGGATCTGAAACGCATCATCGAGGAGAAACGCAAGGACGGCATCTTCCTGACCGTTCTCGGCTTCGGCCGCGGCAATCTCAACGATTCCCTGATGCAGACGCTCGCCCAGAACGGCAATGGCAGCGCCGCCTATATCGACACCCTGGCGGAAGCGCAGAAGACCTTGGTCGAAGAAGCCGGATCGACGCTGTTTCCGATTGCGAAGGACGTCAAGTTCCAGGTCGAGTTCAATCCGGAACGGATCGCCGAATACCGGCTGATCGGTTACGAGACGCGCGCCCTCAAACGCGAGGATTTCAACAATGACCGCGTCGATGCTGGCGATATCGGCTCCGGCCACAGTGTCACGGCGATTTACGAGATCACGCCCACGGGAAGTCCCGCGATGATGAATGACGAACTGCGTTACGGCGCCGCCGATGAGGCACCGGCCGAGACATCGGACGGTACGCATCAGGGTGAGCTTGCCTTCGTCAAGATGCGTTACAAGCGGCCGGGCGAGGACAAGAGCGCCCTGATTACAGCGCCGGTCGGTGACGGCAACGCGGTCGCCACCATCGACGCCGCGCCTGAAGATGTTCGCTTCTCGGTGGCCGTCGCCGCCTTCGGCCAGAAATTGAGCCGCACCAGCGCCCTCGATGACTATCCCTATCAGGCGATTGCCGATCTCGCTGCGGCATCGCGGGGGGTGGATCCTTTCGGCTACAGAGCGGATTTCCTCGGCCTCGTTCGTTTGGCTGACGGCCTCAGCCAGCAATAG
- a CDS encoding LacI family DNA-binding transcriptional regulator, with protein MKNEDEPKDKRLKGGDAQKLTMAEVAKYVGVSAMTVSRAFRQDASVSEETRKRIMEAVDALGYVLDLSAGSLSSRRSGFIAALVPSINNSNFSDTARGITDALENTGLQLLLGYTDYAAEKEEKLIEAMLRRRPEGIILTGGSHTERARRMLDKAGIPVVETWEIPEEPINHVVGFSNSEAMSLLVRTLASQGYRRFGYIGGTTARDTRGSQRRSGFLKTVEELGLGPGRAISFGVPPITMEQGGQAIVSLLERWPDTEVVLCVSDLSAFGAIMECKRRGMRVPEDIAIAGFGDYEISSICHPSITTINVDCYGIGRQAAVRLLDALQAGSEASGDEITLISYKVVLRESTDRSAR; from the coding sequence GTGAAAAACGAGGATGAGCCAAAAGACAAGCGTCTCAAGGGAGGAGACGCCCAAAAGCTGACGATGGCCGAGGTCGCCAAATATGTCGGCGTATCGGCCATGACCGTTTCGCGCGCCTTTCGCCAGGATGCGAGCGTTTCCGAAGAGACGCGCAAGCGCATCATGGAAGCGGTCGATGCGCTCGGCTATGTGCTCGACCTTTCGGCCGGCAGCCTCTCGTCGCGGCGCAGCGGCTTCATCGCCGCGCTCGTACCTTCCATCAACAATTCGAATTTCTCCGACACTGCCCGCGGCATCACGGATGCGCTTGAGAATACCGGCCTCCAGCTTCTTCTTGGCTATACCGACTATGCCGCGGAGAAAGAGGAAAAGCTGATCGAGGCCATGCTTCGCCGGCGCCCCGAAGGCATCATCCTGACGGGCGGTTCGCACACCGAGCGCGCGCGGCGCATGCTTGATAAGGCCGGCATTCCGGTGGTTGAAACCTGGGAAATTCCGGAAGAACCGATCAATCACGTTGTCGGCTTTTCCAACAGCGAGGCGATGTCGCTGCTGGTGCGGACGCTTGCCAGCCAGGGCTATCGCAGATTCGGTTATATCGGTGGTACGACGGCGCGCGATACGCGCGGCAGCCAGCGGCGAAGCGGTTTCCTGAAGACTGTCGAAGAACTGGGTCTCGGACCGGGCCGGGCGATTTCCTTCGGCGTGCCGCCGATCACCATGGAACAGGGCGGCCAGGCGATCGTCAGTCTGCTGGAGCGCTGGCCTGACACGGAAGTCGTTCTCTGCGTTTCCGACCTGTCCGCCTTCGGCGCGATCATGGAGTGCAAGCGCAGGGGGATGCGCGTGCCTGAAGATATCGCCATTGCCGGTTTCGGCGATTACGAGATCTCGTCGATCTGTCATCCCAGCATCACGACGATCAATGTCGACTGTTACGGCATCGGCCGCCAGGCCGCCGTCCGCCTGCTGGATGCCCTGCAGGCGGGCAGCGAGGCGAGCGGCGACGAGATCACATTGATCAGCTACAAGGTCGTCCTGCGCGAAAGCACGGATCGCAGCGCCCGATAG
- a CDS encoding L-idonate 5-dehydrogenase, protein MKAIVIHAAKDLRIEEREPEVAGEGQVEIAIEAGGICGSDLHYYNHGGFGTVRLREPMILGHEIAGTVQALGAGVSDLTVGDRVAVSPSRPCNHCQYCLKGQQNHCLNMRFYGSAMPMPHIQGGFRQRLVAERWQCHKVADGISIHEAAFAEPFAVTLHAASRAGSLLGKRVLVTGCGPIGMLAIVAARVLGAREIVATDVTDSVLAIARTSGADRTINVATHAADLAAYGADKGYFDIMFEASGNERAVRAGLEALKPRAVLVQLGLGGDVSIPQNMIVAKEIEMRGTFRFHEEFALAVELINARRVNLKPLLTGVFAIEEAVAAFELASDRSKSMKVQIAF, encoded by the coding sequence ATGAAAGCCATCGTCATTCATGCCGCCAAGGATCTCAGGATTGAAGAGCGCGAGCCGGAGGTCGCGGGAGAGGGGCAGGTGGAGATCGCCATCGAAGCCGGCGGGATTTGCGGCTCCGACCTGCATTATTACAATCATGGCGGCTTCGGCACCGTTCGCCTGCGCGAGCCGATGATTCTCGGCCACGAAATCGCCGGCACGGTCCAGGCGCTCGGCGCCGGTGTGAGCGACCTAACCGTCGGCGACCGCGTTGCGGTGTCCCCGAGCCGGCCGTGCAATCATTGCCAATATTGCCTGAAGGGACAGCAGAACCACTGCCTCAACATGCGGTTTTATGGCAGCGCCATGCCGATGCCGCATATTCAGGGCGGCTTTCGCCAGCGGCTGGTGGCGGAGCGCTGGCAATGCCACAAGGTTGCCGACGGCATCTCCATTCACGAAGCGGCCTTCGCCGAACCTTTTGCCGTGACGCTGCATGCCGCTAGCCGCGCCGGATCGCTGCTCGGCAAACGGGTTCTCGTCACCGGCTGCGGCCCGATCGGCATGCTGGCGATCGTTGCGGCGCGCGTTCTTGGCGCCCGCGAAATTGTCGCGACCGATGTGACCGACAGCGTTCTGGCGATTGCCCGCACCAGCGGCGCGGATCGAACGATCAATGTTGCCACGCATGCCGCCGACCTTGCCGCCTACGGCGCCGACAAGGGATATTTCGACATCATGTTCGAAGCCTCGGGCAATGAGCGGGCGGTGCGCGCCGGTCTGGAGGCGCTGAAACCTCGTGCCGTCCTCGTGCAACTCGGCCTTGGCGGCGATGTCTCCATCCCGCAGAACATGATCGTCGCCAAGGAAATCGAGATGCGCGGAACATTCCGCTTTCACGAGGAATTTGCGCTCGCCGTCGAACTGATCAATGCGCGCCGCGTTAATCTGAAACCGCTGCTCACAGGTGTTTTTGCCATCGAAGAGGCTGTCGCCGCCTTCGAACTGGCGAGCGACCGCAGCAAGTCAATGAAAGTGCAGATCGCCTTCTGA
- a CDS encoding SMP-30/gluconolactonase/LRE family protein — MFGEIEGTGFEVLDPRFENCFVGHARVERLWTGGRWLEGPAWFAAGRYLVFSDIPNNRMMRYDDTSGQTSVFRSPSNNSNGNTVDNQGRLITCEHLTRRITRTEFNGKVSILADRVAGKRLNSPNDVTVKSDGTVWFTDPSYGILHDYEGDYGEEEIGGCHVYRHDPATGATDQMTSDFVKPNGLAFSPDETTLYVADTGGTHLSGGPRHIRKLAVSGDGKLSDLGIFAECTAGFFDGFRVDRKGRIWTSAGDGVHCYDPDGTLIGKIHIPEMVSNVAFGGEKLNRLFITATTSLYAVYLTANGSRLG; from the coding sequence ATGTTCGGGGAAATCGAGGGTACGGGGTTCGAGGTTCTCGACCCGCGCTTTGAGAACTGCTTCGTCGGCCATGCCCGCGTCGAGCGGCTTTGGACGGGCGGCCGCTGGCTGGAGGGACCGGCCTGGTTTGCCGCCGGGCGCTATCTGGTCTTCTCGGATATCCCCAACAATCGCATGATGCGCTATGACGATACCAGCGGCCAGACCTCGGTATTCCGCTCGCCCAGCAACAACTCGAACGGCAACACCGTCGATAATCAGGGGCGGCTTATCACTTGCGAACACCTGACGCGCCGCATCACCCGCACCGAGTTCAACGGCAAGGTCAGCATTCTGGCCGATCGGGTGGCCGGCAAACGGCTCAATTCGCCGAACGACGTCACCGTCAAATCGGACGGCACCGTCTGGTTCACCGACCCGAGCTACGGCATCCTCCACGACTATGAGGGCGATTATGGCGAGGAGGAAATCGGCGGATGCCATGTCTACCGGCACGATCCGGCAACGGGTGCCACCGACCAAATGACTTCGGATTTCGTCAAGCCGAACGGGCTCGCCTTCTCGCCTGACGAAACGACGCTCTATGTCGCCGACACCGGCGGGACGCACCTATCGGGCGGTCCGCGCCATATCAGAAAGCTCGCCGTGTCCGGCGATGGCAAGCTGAGCGACCTCGGCATTTTTGCCGAATGCACCGCGGGCTTTTTCGATGGTTTCCGCGTCGATCGGAAGGGAAGGATCTGGACGAGCGCCGGCGACGGTGTGCACTGCTATGATCCCGATGGCACGCTGATCGGCAAGATCCATATTCCCGAAATGGTCTCCAATGTCGCGTTCGGAGGAGAGAAGCTGAACCGCCTCTTCATCACCGCAACCACGTCGCTTTACGCCGTCTATCTCACCGCCAACGGCTCAAGACTGGGATAA